The stretch of DNA CGCTTACGCTTTTGTTCTGATCTAGAAAATTATAAAATTTTGGAGCAGTGGATAAACGTACTAAATGTTTTAGCCACGTCCAGCTCCAGCGCCATCACCTATTGTCCTTCCGGATACCTCCTTACGATAAGTCAACATCGATTCGCATCCGCTAATCGTGTTTCCTTTATCTCATACGGTTCCGTCCAGGACATACGGTGATAAACGGCCGCTTACGCTTTTGTCTATGAAGAAAGGAGGATTTTCTTTTGGGTATTTTTAAGATGATGAAAGAGGATATGGATGTTGTATTTGAACAAGACCCTGCTGCTAGAACGTATGTTGAAGTAATGCTTACTTATTCTGGTTTACATGCTGTATGGTCCCATCGCGTTGCCCATTGGTTTTATAACAAGCGATTATTGTTTATTGCACGTGTTATTTCACAAATAAGTCGGTTTATCACTGGAATCGAAATTCATCCCGGAGCGAAGATAGGCCAAAGGTTATTTATTGACCATGGGATGGGAGTTGTCATCGGGGAGACATGTGAAATAGGCAATAATGTTACCATTTTTCAAGGTGTAACGCTTGGTGGTACAGGTAAAGAAAAAGGCAAACGTCATCCAACGCTAAAGGATAATGCCTTGATTGCAACTGGTGCAAAAGTACTCGGCGCGATTACGATTGGTGAAAACTCTAAAGTTGGTGGTGGATCAGTCGTGCTAAAGGATGTTCCAGATAACTCAACGGTTGTAGGTGTTCCCGGGCAAGTGGTCGTTCAAGATGGAAAAAGAGTAGGAAGAGACCTTGATCATCATAAATTACCAGA from Oceanobacillus iheyensis HTE831 encodes:
- the cysE gene encoding serine O-acetyltransferase, whose protein sequence is MGIFKMMKEDMDVVFEQDPAARTYVEVMLTYSGLHAVWSHRVAHWFYNKRLLFIARVISQISRFITGIEIHPGAKIGQRLFIDHGMGVVIGETCEIGNNVTIFQGVTLGGTGKEKGKRHPTLKDNALIATGAKVLGAITIGENSKVGGGSVVLKDVPDNSTVVGVPGQVVVQDGKRVGRDLDHHKLPDPVFDKCAQLQTQIDELKAEMASMKEEKRRVLENDHTNI